A DNA window from Iodobacter ciconiae contains the following coding sequences:
- the metH gene encoding methionine synthase, with product MTRPQSLHSELQNQLKQRILILDGGMGTMIQAYDLQEADYRGERFANWACDVKGNNDLLVLSQPQIISEIHQAYLDAGADIIETNSFNGTSIAMADYEMESLVWELNFAAAKLVKDLCVAQTAKTPNKPRYCAGVLGPTNRTCSISPDVNDPGYRNVTFDALVKSYLEAIDGLVKGGADILLVETIFDTLNAKAAVFAIKQYFRKNNIAKQDQLPVMVSGTITDQSGRTLTGQTTEAFYNSLRHSDAISYGLNCALGPDLLRQYVEEMSRISESFVSVHANAGLPNAFGGYDLDPAMMAESIKEWAESGLINIVGGCCGTTPAHIAAMYAAVKDLPPRALPEIKAKCRLSGLEPFNIGDSDLFVNVGERTNVTGSKAFARLILNGDYPQALVVARQQVENGAQVIDINMDEGMLDAHKAMVTFLNLIAAEPDISRVPIMIDSSKWEVIEAGLKCVQGKCIVNSISMKEGVEAFKHHARLVKDYGAAVIVMAFDEVGQADTYARKVEICEKSYRILVDEVGMDPADIIFDPNIFAVATGIEEHARYGLDFIEATGWIHQNLPHAKVSGGVSNVSFSFRGNNKVREAIHAVFLYHAIKKGMTMGIVNAGALEVYEEVPRELRDLIEDVVLMLPAGTSAGAPLTEGNLDVTERLIEIAERFKGDASQGKTEDLGWRNGTLQERITHALVRGNTTFILEDTEEARLACERPIHVIEGMLMNGMNHVGDLFGSGQMFLPQVVKSARVMKAAVAHLEPFIEAEKIAMGLQDAPAKGNIVMATVKGDVHDIGKNIVGVVLRCNNYKVTDLGVMVPAQKILDTAKEIGADMIGLSGLITPSLEEMSHVAKEMQRQGFDIPLLIGGATTSKVHTAVKIEPGYANGPVVYVPDASRAVGVCSNLLSDELKPAFMQKLRAEYQNIRTIHENKGKSKLLPIATARANKFEIDWSSYTPPKPKQLGVMHFEKVPLQDIAPYIDWSPFFNAWELAGKYPRILTDEVVGEAATALFADAQALMAKMIEGEWVQANGVIGLFPASSVEDDIEIYHPENGERLMTWHNLRQQNAKAAGKPNWCLADFIAPKDSGVRDYIGAFAVTGGLNIDQHVERFELASDDYNAIMVKALADRFAEGFAEYMHEKIRKELWGYVPDENLPVDDLTDEKYQGIRPAPGYPACPDHTPKTGLFNLIDPASIGMSLTEGYAMLPTAAVSGFYFSHPQAQYFAVGKIEKDQVESYAIRRGVTIEQAERDLAPNLGYNA from the coding sequence ATGACCCGCCCTCAGAGTCTTCATTCGGAACTACAAAACCAGCTCAAACAGCGCATTCTGATTTTAGACGGCGGCATGGGTACGATGATTCAGGCTTACGATTTGCAAGAAGCCGATTATCGTGGGGAGCGTTTTGCCAATTGGGCTTGCGATGTCAAAGGCAATAACGATTTGCTGGTGCTGAGCCAACCGCAAATTATCAGCGAAATCCATCAGGCATATCTGGATGCAGGCGCAGATATTATCGAGACCAATAGCTTTAACGGCACCTCGATTGCCATGGCCGATTATGAAATGGAAAGCCTGGTTTGGGAGCTGAATTTTGCCGCTGCCAAGCTGGTAAAAGATTTATGCGTGGCGCAAACCGCCAAAACACCGAATAAGCCGCGCTACTGCGCCGGTGTTTTAGGGCCAACCAACCGCACCTGCTCGATCAGCCCCGATGTAAACGATCCGGGCTATCGTAATGTCACCTTTGATGCGCTGGTTAAAAGCTACCTAGAGGCCATCGACGGCCTGGTGAAAGGCGGCGCGGATATTCTGCTGGTTGAAACGATTTTCGACACGCTGAACGCCAAAGCCGCAGTGTTCGCGATTAAACAGTATTTCCGCAAAAATAATATCGCCAAACAAGATCAATTACCGGTGATGGTTTCCGGTACGATTACCGACCAGTCTGGCCGCACCTTAACCGGCCAGACCACCGAAGCGTTTTACAACAGCCTGCGCCACTCAGACGCCATCAGCTACGGGCTGAACTGTGCGCTAGGGCCAGATTTGCTGCGTCAGTATGTAGAAGAAATGAGCCGGATTTCTGAAAGCTTTGTTTCAGTCCACGCCAATGCGGGCTTACCAAATGCTTTTGGTGGCTACGATTTGGACCCGGCCATGATGGCCGAGTCGATCAAAGAATGGGCCGAATCAGGCCTGATCAATATTGTCGGCGGCTGTTGCGGCACCACACCGGCACACATCGCCGCCATGTATGCGGCGGTCAAAGATCTGCCACCACGTGCCTTGCCCGAGATCAAAGCCAAATGCCGCCTTTCTGGCCTAGAGCCATTTAATATCGGCGATAGCGATTTATTTGTGAACGTGGGTGAGCGCACCAACGTGACCGGCTCCAAAGCCTTTGCCCGGCTAATTTTAAATGGTGATTATCCACAGGCCTTGGTGGTGGCGCGTCAGCAGGTTGAAAACGGCGCGCAAGTCATCGACATCAATATGGACGAGGGCATGCTGGACGCCCATAAGGCCATGGTCACCTTCCTGAACCTGATCGCTGCCGAGCCGGATATCTCGCGCGTACCGATCATGATCGACTCGTCCAAATGGGAGGTGATCGAAGCCGGTTTGAAGTGCGTGCAGGGCAAGTGCATTGTTAACTCGATCTCGATGAAAGAAGGCGTTGAAGCCTTTAAACACCACGCCCGTCTGGTCAAAGACTACGGCGCAGCGGTGATCGTGATGGCTTTCGATGAAGTCGGTCAGGCCGATACCTATGCCCGTAAAGTAGAAATCTGCGAAAAGAGCTACCGCATTCTGGTCGATGAAGTAGGCATGGATCCGGCCGATATTATTTTCGACCCGAATATCTTTGCGGTGGCCACAGGGATTGAAGAGCACGCCCGCTATGGGCTGGACTTTATCGAAGCCACCGGCTGGATTCACCAGAATCTGCCGCACGCCAAGGTTAGCGGCGGCGTGTCGAATGTGTCGTTCTCCTTCCGTGGCAATAATAAAGTGCGCGAAGCCATCCACGCCGTCTTCCTTTATCACGCCATTAAAAAAGGCATGACCATGGGGATTGTGAACGCGGGCGCGCTGGAAGTTTACGAAGAAGTGCCACGCGAATTACGCGATTTAATCGAAGACGTGGTGTTAATGCTGCCCGCAGGCACCAGCGCCGGAGCACCGCTCACCGAGGGCAATCTGGATGTCACCGAACGGCTGATCGAAATTGCCGAGCGCTTTAAAGGCGACGCAAGCCAAGGGAAAACCGAGGATCTGGGTTGGCGCAATGGCACGCTGCAAGAGCGCATCACCCATGCGCTGGTACGCGGCAATACCACCTTTATTCTGGAAGACACTGAGGAAGCACGCCTCGCCTGCGAGCGCCCGATTCATGTGATCGAAGGCATGCTGATGAACGGCATGAACCATGTGGGCGATCTGTTTGGATCAGGCCAGATGTTTTTGCCGCAGGTAGTTAAATCTGCCCGCGTGATGAAGGCCGCCGTTGCGCACCTAGAGCCCTTTATCGAAGCCGAAAAAATCGCCATGGGCCTGCAGGACGCGCCCGCCAAAGGCAATATTGTGATGGCAACGGTAAAAGGCGATGTGCACGATATCGGCAAAAATATTGTGGGTGTGGTGCTCCGCTGTAATAACTACAAAGTGACCGACCTTGGCGTAATGGTGCCTGCACAAAAAATCCTCGATACCGCCAAAGAAATCGGCGCAGATATGATTGGCCTCTCTGGCCTGATTACGCCTAGCCTGGAAGAAATGAGCCATGTGGCCAAAGAAATGCAGCGCCAGGGTTTTGATATTCCGCTGCTGATTGGTGGAGCCACCACGTCTAAAGTACACACTGCGGTTAAAATTGAGCCGGGCTACGCCAATGGCCCCGTGGTTTACGTGCCCGATGCCAGCCGCGCGGTAGGCGTATGCTCCAATCTGTTAAGCGATGAGCTAAAGCCCGCCTTTATGCAAAAGCTACGCGCCGAATACCAGAATATCCGCACCATTCATGAAAACAAAGGCAAGAGCAAGCTGCTGCCGATTGCCACGGCCCGCGCCAATAAATTTGAAATAGACTGGAGCAGCTACACCCCGCCCAAACCTAAGCAGCTGGGTGTGATGCACTTTGAAAAAGTGCCGCTGCAGGACATCGCCCCCTATATCGACTGGAGCCCTTTCTTTAACGCCTGGGAGCTGGCTGGTAAATATCCGCGCATTCTGACAGACGAAGTGGTGGGAGAGGCTGCCACGGCCCTGTTTGCCGATGCCCAGGCGCTAATGGCCAAAATGATTGAAGGCGAGTGGGTGCAAGCCAACGGAGTAATCGGCCTTTTCCCGGCCAGCAGCGTGGAAGACGATATTGAAATCTACCACCCGGAAAACGGCGAGCGCCTGATGACCTGGCACAATCTGCGCCAGCAAAATGCCAAGGCAGCTGGCAAGCCAAACTGGTGCCTGGCTGACTTTATTGCGCCAAAAGACAGCGGTGTAAGGGACTATATCGGCGCATTTGCCGTAACCGGCGGGCTGAATATTGACCAGCATGTAGAGCGCTTCGAGCTCGCGAGCGATGATTACAACGCCATTATGGTGAAAGCCTTGGCCGATCGTTTTGCCGAAGGCTTTGCCGAATATATGCACGAAAAAATTCGCAAAGAGCTATGGGGCTATGTGCCGGATGAAAACCTGCCTGTGGATGATCTCACCGACGAAAAATACCAGGGCATCCGCCCCGCCCCTGGCTACCCCGCCTGCCCGGATCACACACCCAAAACCGGCTTATTTAATCTGATCGACCCCGCCAGCATCGGCATGAGCCTTACCGAGGGCTACGCCATGCTGCCTACCGCAGCCGTCAGCGGCTTCTACTTCAGCCACCCGCAAGCGCAATACTTTGCAGTGGGCAAAATCGAGAAAGATCAGGTAGAAAGCTACGCAATACGCCGTGGAGTAACGATCGAGCAAGCCGAGCGCGATTTAGCACCTAATCTGGGATATAACGCCTGA
- a CDS encoding quinone oxidoreductase family protein: protein MMQTQVIRIHSHGDSSVMQLENEVLPAPQVGEVLLSQTAIGVNFIDTYHRSGLYPLSLPSGLGVEACGVVRAIGPDVTEFKLGDRVAYAGGAVGAYASYRVMPAEKLVLVPAGVSDDIAAGTLLRGMTAQYLLKQTFPVHVGQTILFHAAAGGVGQLACQWARELGATVIGTVGSEAKAVIARRYCDYVISYERFSEQVREITGGKGVPVVYDGVGADTFAGSLDCLTPRGMLVSFGNASGPVPPFEPAILAHKGSLFFTRPTLGHYTSTRAELVNTAADYFHAVRRGLLKPEIGQTYALADVAQAHQDLALRKTQGSTLLRP, encoded by the coding sequence ATGATGCAAACCCAGGTGATTCGTATCCACTCTCATGGTGATAGCAGTGTAATGCAGCTTGAAAATGAGGTTTTGCCAGCACCGCAGGTAGGTGAAGTCTTGTTGAGCCAGACTGCGATTGGTGTTAATTTTATTGATACCTATCATCGTTCAGGTTTGTATCCGCTTAGCCTGCCTTCAGGTTTGGGTGTTGAAGCGTGTGGCGTGGTTAGGGCGATCGGCCCCGACGTGACTGAGTTTAAGCTGGGGGACAGGGTGGCTTATGCCGGTGGCGCTGTGGGTGCTTATGCATCGTATCGGGTGATGCCGGCAGAGAAACTGGTGCTTGTTCCGGCAGGGGTGAGTGATGATATTGCAGCCGGGACGCTGCTGCGGGGGATGACGGCGCAATACCTGCTTAAGCAGACTTTTCCGGTGCACGTAGGGCAAACGATTTTATTTCATGCGGCTGCCGGTGGTGTAGGTCAGCTGGCTTGCCAGTGGGCACGAGAGCTGGGGGCTACAGTTATTGGTACTGTGGGCTCTGAGGCAAAAGCAGTAATTGCGCGCCGTTATTGTGATTATGTGATTAGTTATGAGCGTTTTTCTGAGCAGGTTCGTGAAATAACAGGTGGCAAGGGCGTCCCTGTGGTGTATGACGGAGTGGGGGCAGATACTTTTGCAGGTTCGCTAGATTGCCTGACCCCACGTGGAATGCTGGTGAGTTTTGGTAATGCATCGGGCCCTGTCCCGCCTTTTGAGCCGGCAATTCTGGCACATAAAGGTTCACTTTTCTTTACACGTCCTACACTGGGGCATTACACCTCAACAAGAGCCGAGCTGGTGAATACAGCTGCAGACTATTTCCATGCAGTGCGTCGTGGTTTACTCAAGCCAGAAATTGGCCAGACTTACGCATTGGCAGATGTGGCACAGGCCCATCAGGATTTGGCACTGCGAAAAACGCAAGGCTCTACTTTATTACGGCCTTAA
- a CDS encoding YqiA/YcfP family alpha/beta fold hydrolase: MLLRPHIIYLHGFLSSPLSQKAQEMAGWMREQGLQDYFHCPQLPMDPNAAGALLQGLFFHLAHEDICVVGSSLGGFFATWAAETFACRAVLINPAVRPYERINEYLGPQRNYQTGEIHLIDACFAEQLQAFERQPSQPDKYWLLTQTGDEVLDYQIGVSYYSACRQTIIQGGDHAFADFKPWLPEIWGFAQGR; encoded by the coding sequence ATGCTACTTCGCCCGCACATTATTTATCTGCACGGTTTTTTATCCAGCCCTCTATCGCAAAAAGCACAGGAAATGGCTGGCTGGATGAGAGAGCAGGGCTTACAGGATTATTTTCATTGCCCTCAGCTGCCTATGGATCCCAATGCTGCGGGAGCGTTGCTTCAGGGTTTGTTTTTTCATTTAGCACATGAAGATATTTGCGTTGTGGGTAGTTCATTAGGCGGTTTTTTTGCCACATGGGCTGCTGAAACTTTTGCTTGTCGTGCAGTGCTGATTAATCCTGCGGTAAGGCCTTATGAAAGAATTAATGAATATCTGGGACCTCAGCGCAATTACCAGACGGGCGAAATTCATTTGATAGATGCCTGCTTTGCCGAGCAGCTACAGGCGTTCGAACGCCAGCCAAGCCAGCCGGACAAATATTGGTTACTTACACAGACGGGTGATGAGGTATTGGATTATCAAATAGGTGTGAGTTATTACTCAGCCTGCCGTCAAACGATTATTCAAGGGGGTGACCATGCTTTTGCCGATTTTAAGCCGTGGTTGCCCGAAATATGGGGCTTTGCCCAAGGTCGATAA
- a CDS encoding Dyp-type peroxidase, which yields MTPQSGILPPANGHALFTLFRRRLGRRADARLKALLASVSDRITQLQGEDPQASGVLAFGSHVWPELYSSKPVLLRDFPSISGAIHPAPVSEVDVLLHLRGERYDLLHEFADQLSAEMSEWLDVIETVHGFRYRDARDLTGFVDGTENPVGEERAEVALLVDGDWGGGSYIHLQRYVHRMEQWKKLPVRQQEAVIGRSKESNEEIADEDRPHTAHISRVIIEEDGEELAMLRHSMPYGQPGGEKGLYFISYCKTPLVFEKMLTRMVAPTSDGRVDHLLNFTRAVTGAAFFAPSIEQLKQLQK from the coding sequence ATGACTCCACAAAGTGGAATTCTTCCTCCTGCCAATGGGCACGCACTATTTACCTTGTTTAGGCGGAGGCTGGGCAGGCGTGCCGATGCGCGGTTAAAGGCGTTGCTAGCCAGTGTTTCAGATCGGATTACTCAATTGCAGGGCGAGGATCCACAGGCAAGCGGAGTGCTTGCGTTTGGCTCTCATGTCTGGCCCGAGCTCTACAGCAGCAAGCCTGTTTTATTGCGGGATTTTCCTTCCATTTCAGGGGCGATTCATCCCGCGCCGGTTAGTGAAGTCGATGTTTTGCTCCATTTACGTGGCGAGCGCTATGATCTGCTGCATGAATTTGCAGATCAGTTGAGCGCTGAAATGTCGGAATGGCTGGATGTGATCGAAACGGTACATGGTTTTCGCTACCGGGATGCACGTGATCTGACCGGCTTTGTGGATGGGACTGAAAATCCGGTAGGTGAGGAGCGTGCAGAAGTTGCATTACTGGTGGATGGTGATTGGGGTGGGGGCAGTTATATTCACCTGCAGCGCTATGTGCACCGTATGGAGCAATGGAAAAAACTTCCGGTGCGCCAGCAAGAAGCAGTGATTGGGCGTAGTAAGGAAAGTAATGAAGAAATCGCCGATGAGGATCGGCCGCACACTGCCCACATTAGTCGGGTGATTATTGAGGAGGATGGTGAAGAGCTGGCGATGCTCAGGCACTCCATGCCTTATGGTCAGCCCGGTGGAGAAAAGGGACTTTATTTTATTTCCTACTGTAAAACTCCCCTGGTGTTTGAAAAAATGCTGACCAGAATGGTCGCGCCTACATCAGATGGCAGAGTTGATCATTTGCTTAATTTCACGCGCGCAGTAACGGGGGCCGCATTTTTTGCGCCTAGTATTGAGCAGCTAAAGCAATTGCAAAAATAA
- a CDS encoding branched-chain amino acid ABC transporter substrate-binding protein yields the protein MQFVQKSAVLSAALALALTACGQKPESNTGASAPAPAAVSAGDLSVVQIGFAAPLTGPQAHYGKGYQNGVQLAIDDVNETKPTLDGKPVKFELVAEDDMADPKTATQVAEKFVDRKVAGIIGHFNSGCAIPASKIYSDAGLPQIAMATAPAYTAQGFKTAFRSLTSDSQLGSVIGKYTVEKLGAKKIAIIDDRSAYGQGLADEFEKAAKAAGAEIVKREFTSDKETDFTSILTSIKGTKPDVIFYGGSDAQSGPMARQKKRLAINAPIVSGEMTRSDTFLKLAGPDAEGTVAALAGQPLDLMPGGKDFAARYKAKYGELEIYTPYGYDSTRLMLAAMQAAGSASPAKYLPVLAKIKHSGVTSSNISFDDKGDLQDGSLTVYKVKDGKWEVLETLGGK from the coding sequence ATGCAATTTGTTCAGAAATCAGCCGTGCTATCTGCAGCTCTTGCTTTGGCGCTGACAGCGTGTGGTCAAAAACCGGAAAGCAATACCGGGGCATCTGCTCCGGCCCCTGCTGCCGTATCTGCTGGCGATTTATCGGTCGTACAAATTGGTTTTGCAGCGCCGCTGACAGGGCCACAAGCGCATTATGGCAAGGGCTACCAAAATGGCGTGCAACTGGCGATTGATGATGTAAACGAAACTAAACCCACGCTGGATGGCAAGCCTGTTAAGTTTGAACTGGTGGCTGAAGATGATATGGCAGATCCCAAAACAGCCACTCAGGTTGCCGAGAAATTTGTAGATAGAAAAGTAGCCGGGATTATCGGGCACTTTAATTCTGGCTGTGCGATTCCAGCTTCCAAAATCTACTCAGATGCAGGCCTACCGCAAATTGCGATGGCCACTGCGCCTGCTTATACGGCTCAAGGTTTTAAAACGGCCTTTCGTTCGCTGACTTCTGATTCACAGCTTGGCTCGGTTATCGGTAAATACACGGTAGAAAAGCTAGGTGCTAAGAAAATCGCCATCATTGATGATCGTTCTGCTTATGGACAGGGTTTGGCTGATGAGTTTGAAAAAGCTGCTAAGGCTGCCGGTGCAGAAATTGTGAAGCGCGAGTTTACCAGTGATAAAGAGACAGATTTCACCTCGATTCTTACTTCTATCAAAGGCACTAAGCCGGATGTCATTTTTTACGGTGGCTCTGATGCGCAGTCCGGTCCTATGGCGCGTCAAAAGAAACGCCTAGCCATTAATGCACCGATTGTTTCTGGTGAAATGACCCGCTCGGATACCTTCCTGAAATTAGCTGGCCCGGATGCAGAAGGCACTGTTGCCGCACTGGCTGGCCAGCCTCTGGATCTGATGCCGGGCGGTAAAGATTTTGCGGCTCGTTATAAAGCCAAATACGGTGAGCTAGAAATTTATACTCCATACGGTTATGACTCTACCCGCCTGATGCTGGCCGCAATGCAGGCTGCCGGTTCGGCCAGCCCGGCTAAATATTTGCCGGTACTGGCTAAAATCAAGCACAGCGGAGTGACTTCCAGCAATATCAGCTTTGATGACAAAGGCGATTTGCAAGACGGTAGCCTGACAGTGTACAAAGTGAAAGACGGTAAGTGGGAAGTACTGGAAACATTGGGCGGAAAGTAA
- a CDS encoding SAM-dependent methyltransferase produces MNTKTPEQRWQWLQSGPGLAALSEACPEDWLLVREELASVFARRNPAELKQLVERSSQRVKPDARFLSGERNGRAFDDFVHAQVRQRMAELALRQYAFSAATGVYQGKVRFNFFNGFLAQKLLFKHDLVRKPVSMRAFKCVWPLLWQKRLLMPLVEKRGIYCFYSRELIAGLTRIIGQRSCLEIAAGDGTLSRFLSDKNVDITASDDFSWGKVVQYPEAVQRLDAAAAIARFNPQVVICSWPPSGNRFEKQIFRTRSVETYIVIGSHSRFITGNWVDYEAQTGFDWQENTALSKLVLPPELKAGVWIFQRKSIPPD; encoded by the coding sequence TTGAATACTAAAACGCCCGAGCAGCGATGGCAGTGGTTGCAGAGCGGGCCGGGTTTGGCGGCTTTAAGTGAGGCTTGCCCGGAGGATTGGCTCCTTGTACGTGAGGAGCTGGCATCGGTGTTTGCGCGGCGTAATCCAGCCGAGCTTAAGCAGTTGGTCGAGCGTTCTTCTCAGCGCGTTAAGCCAGATGCGCGGTTTTTATCAGGCGAGCGAAATGGCCGGGCTTTTGACGACTTTGTACATGCTCAAGTTCGTCAGCGTATGGCTGAACTGGCCCTGCGCCAATATGCTTTTTCTGCCGCAACGGGCGTGTATCAGGGCAAAGTCAGGTTTAATTTCTTTAATGGTTTTCTGGCACAAAAGCTTTTATTTAAGCATGATTTAGTCAGAAAACCGGTTTCGATGCGGGCATTTAAGTGCGTTTGGCCGCTGTTATGGCAAAAGCGGCTCCTAATGCCTCTGGTAGAAAAACGCGGGATTTATTGTTTTTATAGCCGAGAGTTAATTGCAGGCCTAACCCGGATTATTGGCCAGCGTAGTTGCCTGGAGATTGCCGCAGGGGACGGTACGCTTAGCCGGTTTTTAAGTGATAAAAATGTGGATATCACGGCTAGCGATGATTTTAGCTGGGGAAAAGTGGTGCAATATCCTGAAGCGGTGCAGCGTTTGGACGCCGCCGCCGCCATTGCCCGATTTAATCCGCAGGTAGTGATTTGTTCGTGGCCCCCTTCGGGAAATCGTTTTGAAAAACAGATATTCCGCACTCGTAGCGTGGAAACTTATATTGTGATTGGCAGCCATTCACGCTTTATTACCGGCAACTGGGTCGATTATGAAGCACAAACGGGATTTGATTGGCAGGAAAATACTGCGCTTAGCAAACTGGTGCTGCCACCTGAATTAAAGGCCGGGGTATG